From the Polaribacter tangerinus genome, the window TTAGAAGAAATGTTGTTGTTGAAGATGCAGTGTTAGATAGTAAAAACTCTTTGGTAATTAAGCAAGCAAATAACAGAACATTTGCTGTACAATTAGTATTAAAAAAAATTCTAGAAACGCTTTAGGTCAAATAGTATATTGCTAATAATTGAAAACAAATGGAAAAATTATCAATTGTAAAAATTGGAGGAAATATTATTGAAGACGAAAATTTACTAAACAAATTTTTAACGTTATTCGCTCATTTGAAAGGAAAAAAAATACTGATTCATGGAGGTGGTAAACGTGCAACAACTATTTCTAAAAAATTAGGAATCGAACCTTCAATGCTAAATGGTAGGCGTATAACAGATGCAGCAACTTTAGAGGTTATTACGATGGTTTACGGCGGATTAATAAATAAAAACATAGTAGCTAAATTACAAGCTTTACAAACAAATGCTATTGGTTTAACTGGTGCAGACGCCAATACTATAATTTCTGAAAAAAGGCCAAAACAAGAAGTCGATTTTGGTTATGTTGGTGATGTAAAAAAAGTAGATCAACTAGCCATTAATAAATTGATGCAAGCAAATTTTACTCCTGTATTCTGTGCAATAACACATGATAACTGCGGACAATTATTAAACACAAATGCTGATACTGTTACGGCTCAAATAGCCATTTCATTAAGTAAAATCTATGAAACTTCTATTTATTATTGTTTTGAATTAAATGGGGTTCTCGAAAACATAAACGATACAAACTCTGTTATTAAAACTATCAACAACAGTACTTACAATAAATTATTATCAGAAAATAAAATTGTAGATGGTATGATACCAAAATTAGAAAACTGTATAAATGCTATTAATAAAGGGGTGCAAAAAGTATACCTTGGTAACACAGATATACTCACAAAAAACAACACTAACTTTACTACAATTTCACTATAAATGGATATTCAGAAACTAACTAATAACGCAATTTCACTTTTAAAAAAATTAATTGAAACTCCTTCTTTTTCATCAGAAGAAACGCAAACAGCACTTTTAATTGAAGAGTGGTTTCAGTGCAATAAAATTCCTTTTAAAAGAACAAAAAATAATGTTTGGGCCACCAATAAATATTTTGATAGCACCAAGCCTACCATTCTTTTAAATTCACATCACGATACTGTTAAGCCCAATTCTGCATATACCAACAACCCTTTTGAAGCTTTCGAAAAAGATGGTAAATTGTATGGTTTAGGAAGTAATGACGCCGGTGGTTGTTTGGTTTCTTTACTGGCAACTTTCTCATATTTCTACAGCAATAAAAAGCTACAATATAACCTAGTAATAGTTGCTTCTGCCGAAGAAGAAAGTAGTGGTAAAAATGGCTTAAACTCAATGTTAAAAATAATACCAAAAATTGACGTTGCTATTGTTGGTGAACCTACACAAATGCATTTAGCCGTGGCAGAAAAAGGCCTGGTTGTGTTCGATGCAAAAATAAAAGGTACTCCTAGTCATGCTGCACACCCCAATAATAACAATGCAATATACAACAGCATACCAGTATTACAGTGGTTTAAAGATTTTTCGTTTGGCAAAACCTCTGCAATTTTAGGTGATGTAAAAATGACTGTTACTCAAATAAACGCAGGTTCTCAGCACAATGTAGTACCTGGCCATGTAGATATGGTTGTAGATGTTCGTGTAAACGATGCGTATACTAATAAAGAAATTGCAGAAATTTTAGAAAGAGAATCTCCTTGCGATGAAATAAATGCAAGAAGTTTACACTTAAACTCATCTTCAATATCACTACATCATCCATTGGTAAAAGCAGGCATTGAAATGGGAAGAAATACATATGGCTCTCCAACGCTCTCCGACCAAGCATGTTTAAGTTGTCAATCTTTAAAATTAGGACCAGGAGACAGTACACGCTCTCATTCTGCGAATGAGTTTATCTACATAAATGAAATCGAAGAAGGTATTAACATTTATATAGAGCTATTAAATCGAGTAATTATTAAAAATGATAATTAGTAATCAATTATAAAAATAACCATCAATAAAAATAAAATACTGAAACTATGAAGTTGTGGGACAAAGGATTTTCTATAGATAAACAAATAGAAAAATTTACGGTAGGAAATGATAGAGAAATAGATATGTATATTGCAAAATATGACATACAAGCATCTATTGCACACGCAAAAATGCTTGCGTCTATTGGTATTATTAGCAATAATGAATTAACTGATTTAGAAAAAGAACTAAAAGTTTTAGCAAGCCATATAGAAAAAGGCACTTTTATAATAGAGGATAATTTTGAAGATGTTCACTCAAAAATTGAATGGGAACTTACAAACAAACTCGGCGAAATAGGGAAAAAAATTCATACCGCAAGGTCTAGAAACGACCAAGTTTTGGTGGCCTTACAACTTTATTACAAAGAAAACTTACTAGAAATAAATAACAAAACTAAAACTTTATTTAACACACTTTTAAATTTAGCAGAAACCCACAAAGACAATCTTTTACCAGGCTATACCCATTTACAAGTAGCTATGCCATCATCTTTCGGACTCTGGTTTTCTGCTTATGCAGAATTGCTGATTGACGATGTTTATGTATTAAATGCTGTAACTAAAATTGTAGATCAAAATCCGTTAGGCTCAGCTGCTGGTTATGGTAGCTCCTTCCCTATTGATAGAGAATTAACAACAAAAGAGCTTCAGTTTAGTACTTTAAAATATAATGTTGTGGCAGCACAACTAAGTCGTGGTAAAAGTGAACGTGCCATTGCTAGTGCTTTTGGTAGTTTGTGTAATACAATGGCAAGATTTGCAATGGATGTTTGCCTTTATATGAGTCAGAATTTTAATTTCATTTCTTTTCCAGATGAACTTACCACTGGAAGTAGTATAATGCCGCATAAAAAAAATCCGGATGTTTTTGAGTTAATTCGTGGTAAATGTAATAAAATTCAGGCGCTGCAAACAGAAATGATTTTAATTACTAATAATTTGCCTACAGGATATCATCGAGATTATCAGTTATTAAAGGAGAATATTATAAATGCTTTTGAAGACTTAAAGGATATATTAGATATTTTTAATCATACTATTAAACAAGTAATTGTAAAAGAAATAGATTTAAATGATGAAAAATATCAATATTTATTTACAGTAGATAGTATAAACAACTTGGTTATTAAAGGTATGTCATTTAGAGAGGCATATCAACAAATTGGTGGTCAAGTACAAAACGGAACTTATAAACCAGATCTTGGTAAACAACACACTCACACCGGAAGTATACATAATCTTTCTATTGATAAGATTCGTGACAAATATCCTAATTAAATCGTAAGACTAACTTTATTTACACCATTATTCTATGTACAGAATAATGGTGTTTTTATTTACGATTTAATGTGAAAATTGATACCAATTGCTGTGCTAAAAACATCTTTTAAACCTACTTCTTTTGAGGTGATTAAATACCATAAATAAGTTTCTACAGTACCCAATTCGAAATAAATATTTACACCATCTAACAATGCATCATTGGTAAAGTTTTTGTGAAAGGATACTCCACCAAATAATGTAAAATGTACTGCATTTGTAATATAATATCCACTTGGGTAAATATCTGGAACCGTTATAAATGAATTATTATTAGTTTCTAAAGTAGTTGTAAAACCAACAATAGGAGAAAAACTGAGCGTTTTGGATATGTTTTTTGTTGTTAGAGAAAAACTATTTTTAAAAGTAACAAGATGAACTGGTTTTGCCTTAGTTATAGACTCAGGTACAAAGCCAAATAGTAATTCTGAAAACCATACTTTGTCTATAACTTCATAACCTACACCAAAAGAAAAAAGACCAATATTACCCGCAAATTGGGTTTTTACATAATCTGGCACATACCAAGGTTTCTTGTTTTTTAAATCAGAAATAATTGGTAATTCATCTTTATAAATACTTTTCTTATTAGAAATATTTTGTGCAGAATACTTTTGATAACACAAAATAACAACAACAATTACAAAGCATATTTTTTTTAATTTCATAACCTAAAGTTCGACCAACGAAACATTAAAAGAATTTTCTGAAACTTCAACTAAACAATATGCAGCTTCTTTTACAGAGGGACCCGTTAAATAACTAACCGTATTTTGTTTAAAATAATAGTTATGAGTGTGCCCATGAGTAGAAAGAGTTACCTTTTGATTTTCTAATATAGAGGTATAAGTTTCTCTCATTTCTTCTGTAAACTGATCTCCATTTGGCGGAATATGAGCAAATACAAAAACCTGATTAGCAGCATTAGAGTTTTCTAATTCTTTTGACAACCACGTAAAATCTGGATTTTTTTTACTCTCCCAAACAATATTGTCAAAAAAAACAAACTTTTTATTATCAAAGTAAAATGAATAATTGAATGATCCAAACATAGCATTGTAAATTTGAGCACCGTTAGACTTATAATCATGATTTCCTATAACAGTTAAATATGGCTTCTTAAGATTATCTATAATATCATAAAAAATCTCATATTCTTTTAAAACAGCTTGCTCTGTCATATCTCCTCCAATAATTACAAATAAAATATCTTCATTTTTATTAATGTCATCAATTACTTTTCTAAAATTTGTGTAGTAATAATGAATATCTGTAATAAAGGCAAACTTAAAACTGTTCGAAGTGGGTTGTAAGTTTTTAATTAAAGTAATGTTTCTTGCAGTGCTATTTTTATCTTCATTTCTAACTTCTGCACCGTAAACCGAATAGTCAAAAACATTATCACACCTAACAAATGTTAGTATAAACCCAATAGATAGTGCTAATTTTACGAATTTCATTCTTTAATTTTTACCCATAAAAAAAAAGTCAAAATTTAATTTAACTTCAGCTACTTTAGGGGATGTTTAATGTATTAAAAGATACTTCTTAACATATTCCAAAGAGTATGCCATAAAGTAAAATAAAATGGTATATTTTCATAAATTAAGGTTATTTTAACAACCACAGGAGCATACTTTACAAGAAAAATGATTTTGGGATTTAATTTGCATGCCTTTAACAAAAAACCTCACCGTTTATGTGAGGTAATTGTTACTTATTATTTAGTAAAAATAAAATTGATTCTATATTAAATTCAACTTATATTTTACATAACTTCTAGCCCAAAGGTTTATTTTCATTGGGTCGGAAATACGGATTCTAGTATCCATAATTTTTTCTGAAGGTACACTGTCTAACTTTTTTAATAATCTTCTGTAATATCTATAAGCCATATACACTCCAAATTTAGCCTCAGATGGTAAGTTTAATATACCGTTTTTAAAAGCAAAATCAAAATCTTCTTCAATTTCATCAATAATAACTTGTTTAGATACTTTGTCTAACTTTCCGAGGTCTATATTAGGAAAGTAAGAACGGTTTAAAACCTCATAATCGTCTTTTAAATCTCTCAGAAAGTTAACTTTTTGAAAAGCTGAGCCTAAACGCATTGCTGGCTCTTTTAGTTTATTAAAAAGTTCATCATCTCCATTTACAAAAACCTTTAAACACATTAAACCTACTACATCTGCTGAGCCATAAATATATTGGTCATATTCCTCTTTTGTAGCATAGGTTGTTTTGTGCAAATCTGCTTTCATACTTTTTAAGAAAGCTTGAACCATTTCATCTGGAATGTTGTATTTATTAACTGTTTGCTGAAATGAATTTAAAATAGGATTTAAACTAATTTTTTGCTCAACTGCTAAATAGTAATCTCTTTCAAAATTCTCCATTAACTGCGCTTTATCAAAATCATGAAAAGTATCTACTATTTCATCTGCAAAGCGAACAAATCCATAAATATTATATATATCAGTTCTTATTTTAGGGGACAACGTATTAACTGCCAAAGAAAAAGAAGTGCTGTATTTTTCAGTAACTAACTTACTACACTCATTAGAAACCTTATCAAATAATGCTTTCATCGGTTACTTATTATTTTTAATAATTAATTCTGTTGCTAACTTTCCAGAAATTAAGGCTGGCGGAACTCCAGGACCCGGAACAGTTAACTGACCTGTAAAGTACAAATTTTTAACTTTACTACTTTTTATTTTTGGTCTTAAAAAAGCAGTTTGTAACAAAGTATTTGCCATACCATATGCATTTCCTTTGTAAGAATTGTATTCTGATTGAAAATCTTTAACACAAAAAGATCGTTTAAAGAGTACGCTACTCTTAACTTCTTGGTCTGTTAATTTTTCAAATCTATCTATAATTTTATGAAAGTACGCTTCTCTTAATTCTTCAGTATCTTCAATACCAGGTGCAATAGGAATTAAAAAAAAGCCAGCCTCTTTTCCTTCAGGTGCAGAGGTAACATCTGTAATTGATGTAAAATTGGCATAAAACAATGGCGATGATGGCCATTTTGGCGCATCATAAATTTCTTCTGCATGGGCATCGAAGTCAGTATCGAAAAATAGTGTGTGATGACTTGCATTTTGAATTTTTTTATCGAAGCCTACATAAAACAATAACGAAGAGGGTGCAAATATTTTTTTACTCCAATATTTTTCTGAATATTGGCGTAAACTTTCATCTAGTAAGGTTTCTGTATGATGATAATCGGCGCCACTTAAAACAAGATTAGTATCAATTTTTTGTCCATTTACCAACAGCCCTGTTACTTGATTATTACTGTCTGTGATAATCTTTTCTACATTCGCATTTACTTCAAAAGTAACACCTAAATTGGTCGCTAAAGAAACCATACCTTCTATAACTTTATACATTCCTCCACGAGGATGCCACGTTCCTAAACCGAAATCTGCATAATTCATAAAATTATAAAACGCCGGTGTGTTACTAGGTTTTGCACCTAAAAAAAGTACAGGAAACTCTAAAATTTTAATAAGCTTTTCACTTTTAATATTTTTTCTAACTTGCTTTCTAATGGTAGAAAAAAATTGAGATACTCTTGCAACAGTTGTAGTTGTAACGAGTTCTAAAGGAGAAACACCTGGCCTATAAACTAGGTCTTTAATGGCAGTTTCGTAATTTGATTTGGCAGAGTCTATAAACTTTTTTAAATGTTTTGAACTCCCTTTCTCTTCTGATTCAAATAACTGATAGATTTCCTCTAACTTATCAGAAATTTTTAGTGAAGAATTTTTACCAAAGTATACTTCATAACCTGGGCTGAGCTTGTCTAAGGTGTAATAATCTGACGGCTTCTTTCCAAAATCAGCAAAAAAACGTTCAAAAACATCTGGCATCCAATACCAAGAAGGACCTAAATCGAAGGTAAATCCTTCTTTTTTAAATTGTCTAGCTCGACCACCTAAAGTGTTATTTTTCTCTAAAACTGTTACTTTGTAACCCTCTTTTGCTAAGTAACACGAGGCTGATAAAGCTGAAAAGCCAGATCCTATAATATATATTTCTTTACTCATTGATGGATATGATTGTTTAACAAATATATTTAAAAATTAAACAATTTGTTTCACTAACATTATTATTATAATTCTTTTAACAAATCGGTCACTGAATCATGAAAAGAAATATTAAAATTATACTTCTTATCTTTAATTTTTATTGTTTTTCTACCAATAGCAATAAATTCATGAGAGGTATCTTTTAAAATTCCTTCAAGCTCATTAAAATAGGCTTCTAATTTATCATCATAAGGTTGAACTGTTAAGGAGGTTATAAAACAAAGTTTTCTATCATTTTCGAAAAAATAACTTAAATTATCTAAAGGTAAACTTTGACCTAAGTAAATTGTATGATTTCCTCTTAACACTAATTCGTAATTTAAATATAGTAGGCCTAAATCATGAATTTCATTTTCTGGTAAAAAAAGTACAAATGTTTTGTTAGAGCTTGGAACACTACTTTGTAAGTTTTCTGTATTGATATGAATTTTTTGAGCAATTAAATTAGATATAAAGTGTTCGTGGGCAGGCATTAAAGTATCTGTTTGCCACAGCAAGCCAATGTGTGTTAAAAACGGAATAAAGACATCTTTAAATATTTCTCGAAATGTTTTTTTGTGTAAAAGCTGATCGTAAGTATTGTTAAACAATACCTTATCGAACTGAAACATCGATAATTTTAAAGTATGAATTGCCTCATCATTAATTGCCGTTGAAAAAGCGAGCTGTCTTGCATGTTCTTTTAATTCTTCTTCAGACATTTTGGCAATCGCAGAAATTTTAAAACCATTATTGTTTAACAACACAATGTTTAAAAGCTTTTGTAAATTACTATGTGTATAATATCTAATATTGGTCTCTGTTCTTTTTGGCTCTAATAAACTATATCTTTTTTCCCATATTCTTATAGTATGCGCCTTTATACCAGAAATATTCTCTAGGTCTTTAATAGTAAAATCTTCTTTAATATTGTTCAATGTATTTTTTTTTTAGTTAAACAAATGTAGCAGTTTTTTATAAATTACAAGTTATTTTAGCATAATTGTAACATTTTTATGAAATTGTATACTAATAGATAACTAGCTAACAAAAACTAAGTGCATCAAGATTTAGAGAAAAAATTTTTAGAAGACTTTGAAATCAATCAAAATATTGTTCATAAAATCTGTCGTGTTTACACCACAGATGACGATTCTCACAAAGATTTATTTCAAGAAATAACCATACAAGTCTGGAAAAACTATCCGAAATTTCGTGGAGATTCGAAGTTTAGTACATGGCTTTATAGAGTTGCGTTAAATACAGCTATTTCTTTGTATAGAAAATCTACTCGAACAATTAAAACACAAAACTATAGCGATTTAGCTTATAAGATTGAAACCAAAGGATATGATGCTACTCAAGATGAGCAATTGAAAGCGTTATACAGCGCAATTCATAGGCTAAATGATATAGATAAAGCGCTGATATTTTTATATCTTGAAAATAAAAACTATGATGAAATCTCTGAAACTCTAGGAATTACTAGTGTAAACGCAAGAGTAAAAATGAATAGAGCTAAAGAAAAAATAAAAAATATTTTAAACTCATAGAAATGGATGTATTAGATAACTATAAAAAAGCTTGGAAAGATCAGACTGATAGTAGTACCAAATTATCTGCTTCAGAAATTTATAAACTTGCACACTCTAATTCATCCTCTATTGTAAAATGGATTTTTATTATTGGACTATTGGAGTTTATCTTATTAAATTCTCTGTATCTATTTGTAGATTTAGAAGATGCAAATAAAACTTACTCAGATTTAGGTATTGTCGATATTGTGTGGTACTCTCAAATTATTTGTTACCTAGTACTTTTTTACTTCCTATATCAATTTTACATGAATTATAAAAATATATCTGTTGTAGAATCTACAAAAGGACTTTTAACCAAAATTATAAAAACAAGAAAAACGGTAAGAAACTATGTTATCTTTAATTTAGCGTATGTTGTTTTTGTTATTGTAACTGTTACTTCAGCCGTTCTTTTTAATAGCAACGAATATCCATTTAACACATCACAAAGTATTTGGTTTGTTTTAATAATGTTCTTTATAACAATTATTTTTGTGGGGTTATTTTATCTTTTTTACCAACTTCTTTACGGAATACTACTTAAAAAATTACATAAAAACTACCGAGAAATTGCGACTCTTGATGATAAATAAAGAACTTTTAAAAATTCTTTAACGTCTCTAATAATTTTTGGTGCATTTGTTCTGTGTAGTTTAAATGTGTTACTATTCTAATTCTTCCCTCTCCCATAGGTGTTAGTAAAATATTTTTCTCACGCATTTTAAGTATAAAGTTTGTGTCACCAATGTTGCTATCAACATAAAAAATAACAATATTAGTTTCTACTGGTGCTACTTTTGTAACATAAGAAACAGCTGATAATACAGCTGCAATTTCTTTAGCTTTCTTATGATCTTCTGCAAGTCTATCTACATGATAGTCTAAAGCATATATACCAGCAGCTGCTAAAAAACCGACTTGCCTCATGGCGCCTCCAAATAATTTTCGCACTCGTAGCGCCTTAGAAATATGCTCTTTAGAACCTAATAATACAGAACCAATTGGGGCCCCTAAACCTTTAGAAAGGCAAATAGAAATAGTATCAAATAATTTTCCGTATTGAACTGGATTTTCATTTTTGGCTACTAAAGCATTAAATAATCTAGCTCCGTCCAAATGAAATGCCAAATTATTACTTGTAGCAACTTTTTGTATTTTTTCTAACTCCGAAAATTGCCAACAAGCTCCTCCTCCTTTATTTGTGGTATTTTCTATACAAACTAAACTAGCATTTGGCACATGAATATCTGATCTTCCTGCAACAGAATATTCTAACTGATCTGCAGTAAACATGCCTCTTTTTCCATCTATCAACTTACAAGTTACACCAGAGTTAAAAGCCGCTCCACCACCTTCATAATTATAAACGTGCGCATATTTATCACAAAAAAGCTTATCTCCTGGGCGAGTATGAATATTTATTGCTGCCTGATTTGCCATCGTACCGGATGGAAAAAACAATGCAGCTTCCATTCCAAAAAGCTTTGCCATTTTTTCTTGTAAAGCATTTACAGTCGGATCGGCATTAAAAACATCATCTCCAACTTTTGCCTGCATCATGGATTCTAACATTCCTTCTGTTGGTTTTGTAACCGTATCAGAAATTAAATCTATAATCATTTATCTAGTATTTAGAAAAAATTAATAACTACCAATTGGCGAACCATCTGGTATTTGTGGTGCTTTATTCTTTTGAAAGCTAGCTGGGTTTTTCTCAAAATCATCAATCATCTTTATTAAAGAAACATTATATACTTTCTGAATGCCCGTTTTTGTGGTGTTTTTTAGAAACAACTTAATATTTTCTAGTTTAGCTCTTATAATAGCATTTACCTGGTAATATTGTTGTTTATTATTAGCTAAGTAAAACAACTGCTCTAGCACTTTAACATTTATTACATGCTGCAACTCCTGATAATAGGTGTCTTTATGTTGCTTTTTTAAAGTTTTTGCAACTAATTCGTCTATTAACTCTTCTAATCCTAACTGACTTTTCTGCAAACTTTTATGATTTACAAGTCTCGACATTCTTTGTGGGTGCAACAATAAGTCTAAAGTCATTTCAGCAGCAGTTTCTACAGCTCCAAAAGCATCAAATTCTACTCCTAAATTACTTTTAAAAGATTCTCTTGTTCTTCCATACCCAATAGCTCTTGGTGGAAATAAAGAAAGTTTATCTTTAGGTATGGCTATTTCATCTAATTGTAACGTTTGCAAAACTGCTTGTAAAGCAACACGTTCTGTAGTTCCAGAAATGCGTTTAACAACTGTTTGATTTCCTCCTTTTACAGCATAAGAGTAATCTAAACCACCAATTAATTTTGTAGTTGCCTCTGTTTGGTATCTGTGGAAAAAATATAGAGGAACAAAAACATCCTCTAAAACACTGTAAGGTTCATTATCTTTAATATTGTCTGTTGAAAAATTAGCAATTGCATTTTTTCTGATTTTTAAAACCGAATATAACTCATCGTGAATATTAGCTCCGTTATCCCATAAGTGAGCTGCTGAACTTGCACTTCCTTGTGATCTAGCATCTTGGTCCGACAAGTATTTTAATCCTTTTCGAGTAGCTTCTTCTAAAATAGTGTTAAGTGCTTTGTCTTCGTTGATATCCTCAGGGAAATCTTGATAAAAATACTGAACAATAACTTTATCCCATTCTCCAATCTTAGTATCGTAAGCATCAGAAAAATCTATAGTTCCATCACTTTTTAACCTAAATTTCGGATGCGGGTAATCCATTACCGAACTTCTTCCGTTTGTGCTTGCTGCAAAATTATGAGCAAAACCTAAAGTATGTCCGATTTCATGGGCAGATAGTTGCCTTATTCTAGCTATTGCCATTTCCAACGCATGAGTATCGTTAACCTTATTATTTTTGTAAGGCGCTTCTAGTGCCTGTGCTATAAGAAAATCTTGACGAATTCTTAAACTTCCCAAACTTACGTGGCCTTTTATAATCTCTCCAGTTCGAGGGTCTGAAATGCTCCCACCATAACTCCAACCTCTTGTAGATCTGTGAACCCATTGCACTACGTTATATCTTACATCTAAAGGGTCTGCGCCTTCTGGTAACATTTTAATCTGAAAAGCATTTTTATATCCTGCAGCCTCAAATGCTTGGTTCCACCAACTTCCTCCCTCTAAAAGTGCCGTTCTAACAGGCTCGGGTGTTCCATTATCTAAATAATAAATAATTGGTTTTATAGGTTCAGAAACCTTGGTACTCGGGTTCTTTTTTTCTAACCTATGTCTATAAATAAATTGCTTTTTTATAGATTCATTTACAGGAGAGGCATAATCTAAATAAGACATTGCATAACCACCAGACCGAGTATCGAATTTTCTAGGTTTGTAATTCGTATCTGGTAGTGCCACAAAAGAGTGATGTTGATGAACAGTTAAAAGGTTGGCGTTGGGCGTTACACTTCTTATACTATATCCTTTCGGACTTCCTTTAAAAGTTAGCATTACATCAAACTCAACATTTTTAGGAAATGCTTTGGTTCGCTCTAGATTAAAAGCAGACCTAGAAAAATCTAAATTGTAATTACCCTGTCCTTTTCTAGATAAAGTAGTAGAAACGCCATGGGCATCTCTCATTAAAAAAGAGCTAGCATCTACTAAAAAAATGCCGCTTTTTTCTTCTTTAATTACAAAGCCATGAAGAACAGATTTTGCAAAAGCTTCTTTTACAGACTGTTTCTCTAGGGTATTGTTTGTAATTGCTCTGTAGTTTAAATTTGGCTGAATTAACAGTAACTTGTTTCCAGCTTTCTTAAAAAACACCACTGCTCCGCCGCCTAGCTGACCTCTATCTAGGCCAATATCATTAGAGCCAACACCTTCAGATAAAGCATTTACATATAAAAACTCTGAATTTAATTTTTCAACTTGCAAAAATATTTTATCTGTATTTTCATCGTAATAAAAAGTAAAATATCCCTGAAATTTTGTAATTCCCTTTTGGAGTTTATTTATATTCTTATCAATAAAAAATTGAGAAAAAGTGTTTAACGAAACATAAAATAGTAGTAGGAAAAAAAGCGATTTTTTCATGTGTAAATAATTTTTCTAAAATTATAAAAATCCAACACAGAAACAAAAGAATATTTTAATAAAAAAATAGCTATTTATATATTTTTTAAGAATTTACTGTTAGGTATTTTATGTAAGCTATTTAGATTTGTTTACTTTTGATTTTAACTATGATTACACAAGAACAACTAAAAAATATAGGTGCCAGAATAACCAAACTAAAATCTTATCTAGAGATTGACAAAAAGTTAATTGAAATTGCCAATGAAGAGGAAAAAACGGCAAATCCAGATTTTTGGAATGACCCGAAAGCGGCAGAAATTTTAATGAAAGAACTAAGATTAAAAAAGAAATGGGTAGAAGATTATGAAAAAACAATTTCTTTGTATGAAGATCTTCTAGTACTTTACGATTTTTATAAAGAAGGTGAAATAGAGGAACATGAAATTGAAGTTCAATTTGAAAAAGCAAGTACTTTTTTAGAAGATTTAGAATTTAAAAACATGCTGTCTGAAGAAGGAGATTCTCTTTCTGCAACCATACAAATAAATGCTGGAGCAGGTGGAACAGAAAGCTGTGATTGGGTAGAAATGCTTTCTAGAATGTACACAATGTGGGCCGAAAAGCAAGGCTACAAACTAAAAACACTAAATTATCAGGCAGGAGATGTAGTTGGTATAAAAACAATTACTATAGAAGTTGAAGGAGATTATGCCTTTGGATGGTTAAAAGGTGAGAATGGTGTTCATCGACTAGTTCGTATTTCTCCGTTTGATTCAAATGGAAAAAGACACACAACTTTTGGTGCTGT encodes:
- a CDS encoding M20 family metallo-hydrolase; translation: MDIQKLTNNAISLLKKLIETPSFSSEETQTALLIEEWFQCNKIPFKRTKNNVWATNKYFDSTKPTILLNSHHDTVKPNSAYTNNPFEAFEKDGKLYGLGSNDAGGCLVSLLATFSYFYSNKKLQYNLVIVASAEEESSGKNGLNSMLKIIPKIDVAIVGEPTQMHLAVAEKGLVVFDAKIKGTPSHAAHPNNNNAIYNSIPVLQWFKDFSFGKTSAILGDVKMTVTQINAGSQHNVVPGHVDMVVDVRVNDAYTNKEIAEILERESPCDEINARSLHLNSSSISLHHPLVKAGIEMGRNTYGSPTLSDQACLSCQSLKLGPGDSTRSHSANEFIYINEIEEGINIYIELLNRVIIKNDN
- the argB gene encoding acetylglutamate kinase, with product MEKLSIVKIGGNIIEDENLLNKFLTLFAHLKGKKILIHGGGKRATTISKKLGIEPSMLNGRRITDAATLEVITMVYGGLINKNIVAKLQALQTNAIGLTGADANTIISEKRPKQEVDFGYVGDVKKVDQLAINKLMQANFTPVFCAITHDNCGQLLNTNADTVTAQIAISLSKIYETSIYYCFELNGVLENINDTNSVIKTINNSTYNKLLSENKIVDGMIPKLENCINAINKGVQKVYLGNTDILTKNNTNFTTISL
- a CDS encoding metallophosphoesterase family protein, with the protein product MKFVKLALSIGFILTFVRCDNVFDYSVYGAEVRNEDKNSTARNITLIKNLQPTSNSFKFAFITDIHYYYTNFRKVIDDINKNEDILFVIIGGDMTEQAVLKEYEIFYDIIDNLKKPYLTVIGNHDYKSNGAQIYNAMFGSFNYSFYFDNKKFVFFDNIVWESKKNPDFTWLSKELENSNAANQVFVFAHIPPNGDQFTEEMRETYTSILENQKVTLSTHGHTHNYYFKQNTVSYLTGPSVKEAAYCLVEVSENSFNVSLVEL
- the argH gene encoding argininosuccinate lyase, with the protein product MKLWDKGFSIDKQIEKFTVGNDREIDMYIAKYDIQASIAHAKMLASIGIISNNELTDLEKELKVLASHIEKGTFIIEDNFEDVHSKIEWELTNKLGEIGKKIHTARSRNDQVLVALQLYYKENLLEINNKTKTLFNTLLNLAETHKDNLLPGYTHLQVAMPSSFGLWFSAYAELLIDDVYVLNAVTKIVDQNPLGSAAGYGSSFPIDRELTTKELQFSTLKYNVVAAQLSRGKSERAIASAFGSLCNTMARFAMDVCLYMSQNFNFISFPDELTTGSSIMPHKKNPDVFELIRGKCNKIQALQTEMILITNNLPTGYHRDYQLLKENIINAFEDLKDILDIFNHTIKQVIVKEIDLNDEKYQYLFTVDSINNLVIKGMSFREAYQQIGGQVQNGTYKPDLGKQHTHTGSIHNLSIDKIRDKYPN
- a CDS encoding phytoene/squalene synthase family protein, coding for MKALFDKVSNECSKLVTEKYSTSFSLAVNTLSPKIRTDIYNIYGFVRFADEIVDTFHDFDKAQLMENFERDYYLAVEQKISLNPILNSFQQTVNKYNIPDEMVQAFLKSMKADLHKTTYATKEEYDQYIYGSADVVGLMCLKVFVNGDDELFNKLKEPAMRLGSAFQKVNFLRDLKDDYEVLNRSYFPNIDLGKLDKVSKQVIIDEIEEDFDFAFKNGILNLPSEAKFGVYMAYRYYRRLLKKLDSVPSEKIMDTRIRISDPMKINLWARSYVKYKLNLI